The Nitrospirota bacterium DNA segment ATTACTGCCAGATCTTGAAGGGGTTGATACTGTTGAAGAACAACTAAAAATAGCAAAAATGAAGGCAGGGATCATGCCTGATGAAAATGTTGAAATATATAAATTCGAGGTGAAAAGATACAAATGATAGAAATCCCGCTTAAAGGAAATCTCAAAACATTTAGTCTGCCAAAAATTCTCTCTTATCTTAATAAAAAAAGGTATACAGGCACATTAATAATCAATACACCTGTTTTTACTAAAAAGGTCTTTCTTATAAAAGGTGATGCAATCTTTGCGGCTTCATCTTATGAAGACGACAGATTGGGAGAAATGCTTATCAAAGCAGGTAAAATTACTTTAGAACAATTGGATCAATCAGTTAATCTTCTTAAACAAACAGGTAAAAGGCAGGGTGCAATCCTTGTAGAACTTGGGTATCTTACTCCCAAAGATTTATTCTGGGGTGTAAAATATCAGGTTAAAGAAATAATTTACAGTCTGTTTCAGCTTGAAGATGCAGATTATGAATTTGTTCATGGTGAAATACCAGCTAATGAAGTAATTACCTTAAAGATGAGCATGGGCAATCTGATTTATGAAGGAGTTAAAAGAATAGATAACCTGACACGTGTCAGAAATGAAATGCCACCAGCAGAATCTGTTCTGAAACTTAGTACTGATCCTGCAATGCTTTTTCAGGACATTGAACTTTCTTCGCAAGACAAGAAAATGATTTCATTGATTAATGGCAAAAGAACTATAAAAGAACTTGTTGATAGTTCATGGTTTGGCACTTTTGAAGCCATGAAGATTTTATATGTTTTATGGTCTGTTGGAATACTCGAAGAGCAGGAAATCCCTGATAAATTCCCTCAAAAAGATATTTCTGAAGAACCCATTTCTATTAAAGAGATATTCCAGCCATCTATAACTGAAGAAAGTGAAGCAGAATTTATACATAAAGTAGACAGGCTCTATATGAGTCTCAATAGTTTAACGGAGTATGAATTACTTGAGGTTGAACGAGACGCGGATGAAGAAACACTGAAAAAGAACTATTATAAGCTTTCAAGAGAGTTTCATCCTGACAGATATTTTTCTTCTTCTGATCCAAATATAAAAGATAAGCTTCAGGCTATCTTTGATACCATAACAAAGGCTTATGAAACTTTACGAGCAAATCTTAT contains these protein-coding regions:
- a CDS encoding tetratricopeptide repeat protein, with translation MIEIPLKGNLKTFSLPKILSYLNKKRYTGTLIINTPVFTKKVFLIKGDAIFAASSYEDDRLGEMLIKAGKITLEQLDQSVNLLKQTGKRQGAILVELGYLTPKDLFWGVKYQVKEIIYSLFQLEDADYEFVHGEIPANEVITLKMSMGNLIYEGVKRIDNLTRVRNEMPPAESVLKLSTDPAMLFQDIELSSQDKKMISLINGKRTIKELVDSSWFGTFEAMKILYVLWSVGILEEQEIPDKFPQKDISEEPISIKEIFQPSITEESEAEFIHKVDRLYMSLNSLTEYELLEVERDADEETLKKNYYKLSREFHPDRYFSSSDPNIKDKLQAIFDTITKAYETLRANLMKEPSDSRMNIPDYQNAEEFFRKGLEESKVGQFNAAIDLFKKATELDPKNAKYWSYLSLSLVKTNNLKKAEEAIFKAINIQPDNADFYANLGIIYIKAGMKKKAYNQFKTALELDPENTKAKKGIDKTKN